One window of the Archangium primigenium genome contains the following:
- a CDS encoding DUF1501 domain-containing protein yields the protein MSDSDDSKPQSPGRRQLLKGLGAGAAALAFPHLWLPRTALAQTAGRGSVRHLIYIRLAGGFRFTTAYNGDVADQFNPFGASSKRAAGTEWGVSTLLERAGWLEGEANKARRDLGMKSVASFSNELCVLPCVDHEPFSARADGGHGTGLERFLTGYVGGATGFMTLVNYGVRARVAEAAARGVTLLPAFSLGEAGMASGAGTYATFRPPVLEGSGFERFGADPDASLKPWASRVAQNVDARFRQRLHLPLRAGADTYQQTRKASSDYGKIFRDPVLRVSADSDEMVDGISNRQLRTLLGTDTTGLRAALALRLFHFGCPAVFLNQGGYDFHSREDAELPEELDGANRLVSGLRTALQRMEHPEGGTYWDKTLVVLGSEFGRTTGGSRYNSANGSDHGSDFATRWMSMPFMGGVISQAGKGGKSLGSVRGSDLKATGQVYSYRAVLKTMMDLLGADHEGIFPADAPLQDFFA from the coding sequence ATGTCCGACTCCGATGATTCCAAGCCCCAGTCGCCGGGCCGCCGCCAGTTGCTCAAGGGCCTGGGCGCGGGTGCCGCCGCGCTGGCCTTTCCCCATTTGTGGTTGCCGCGCACGGCGCTCGCCCAGACGGCGGGCCGGGGCAGTGTGCGCCACCTCATCTACATCCGCCTGGCGGGAGGCTTTCGCTTCACCACCGCCTACAACGGCGACGTGGCCGACCAGTTCAACCCCTTCGGGGCCTCGTCCAAGCGCGCGGCGGGCACGGAGTGGGGCGTGAGCACGCTGCTCGAGCGCGCGGGGTGGCTCGAGGGCGAGGCGAACAAGGCCCGGCGCGACCTGGGCATGAAGTCCGTGGCGTCCTTCTCCAACGAACTCTGCGTGCTGCCGTGCGTGGACCACGAGCCCTTCTCCGCGCGGGCGGACGGGGGCCATGGCACGGGGCTGGAGCGCTTCCTCACGGGGTACGTGGGCGGCGCCACGGGGTTCATGACGCTGGTGAACTACGGGGTGCGCGCGCGTGTGGCCGAGGCGGCGGCGCGGGGCGTGACGCTCCTGCCCGCCTTCAGCCTGGGCGAGGCGGGCATGGCCTCGGGCGCGGGCACCTACGCCACCTTCCGGCCGCCGGTGCTCGAGGGCAGCGGCTTCGAGCGCTTCGGCGCGGATCCGGACGCGAGCCTCAAGCCGTGGGCGTCCCGGGTGGCGCAGAACGTGGACGCCCGCTTCCGCCAGCGGCTGCACCTGCCCCTGCGCGCGGGGGCGGACACCTACCAGCAGACGCGCAAGGCCTCGAGCGACTACGGGAAGATCTTCCGCGACCCGGTGCTCCGGGTGAGCGCGGACTCGGACGAGATGGTGGACGGCATCAGCAACCGGCAGTTGCGCACGCTCTTGGGCACGGACACCACGGGCCTCCGGGCGGCGCTCGCGCTGCGCCTGTTCCACTTCGGCTGCCCGGCGGTGTTCCTCAACCAGGGGGGCTACGACTTCCACTCGCGCGAGGACGCGGAGCTGCCCGAGGAGCTGGACGGGGCCAACCGCCTGGTGAGTGGCCTGCGCACGGCGCTGCAGCGCATGGAGCACCCCGAGGGCGGCACCTACTGGGACAAGACGCTGGTGGTGCTGGGCAGCGAGTTCGGCCGCACCACGGGCGGCAGCCGCTACAACTCCGCCAACGGCAGCGACCACGGCAGCGACTTCGCCACCCGGTGGATGTCCATGCCCTTCATGGGCGGCGTCATCTCCCAGGCGGGCAAGGGCGGCAAGAGCCTGGGCTCGGTGCGCGGCTCGGACCTCAAGGCCACCGGTCAGGTGTACTCCTACCGCGCGGTGCTCAAGACGATGATGGATCTGCTCGGCGCGGATCACGAAGGCATCTTCCCCGCGGACGCCCCCCTCCAGGACTTCTTCGCATGA
- a CDS encoding alpha/beta hydrolase translates to MSRGVRLGAVLLAAVGWGACYALDPFLYARVLVNQYSYTAEGGSPEESVPPGSLEPVTLEVEDGVRLGAVYVKSPQQPPRAHVLYFHGICCNLDVHVDRPKRLANLGYDVLVFDYRGWGMSTNVPPTEAGLLADSRAALGWLSARAGLPPERLVYYGRSFGTAVATQLAAYHPPAGLVLESPFSSVEGLMRDSSHMDLPAGFLSQSAWDTEGRLRALEGVPLLLLHGTEDDFVRPEFSDRLYAVAREPKRLVRVDGADHDDIPARMGSVAYARTLESFLADIHTQP, encoded by the coding sequence ATGAGCCGTGGGGTGCGTCTGGGCGCGGTGCTGCTGGCGGCGGTGGGGTGGGGCGCCTGCTACGCCCTGGACCCCTTCCTCTACGCCCGGGTCCTGGTGAACCAGTATTCCTACACCGCCGAGGGTGGCTCGCCCGAGGAGTCCGTGCCGCCCGGGAGCCTGGAGCCGGTGACGCTCGAGGTGGAGGACGGGGTGCGGCTCGGGGCCGTGTATGTGAAGTCTCCCCAGCAGCCGCCCCGCGCCCACGTGCTCTACTTCCACGGCATCTGCTGCAACCTGGACGTGCACGTGGACCGGCCCAAGCGTCTGGCCAACCTGGGCTACGACGTGCTGGTGTTCGACTACCGGGGCTGGGGCATGTCCACGAACGTGCCCCCCACGGAAGCGGGACTGCTCGCCGACAGCCGGGCTGCGCTCGGGTGGCTCTCCGCGCGCGCGGGCCTGCCCCCGGAGCGGCTTGTCTATTATGGCCGCTCCTTCGGCACGGCGGTGGCCACCCAGCTCGCGGCGTACCACCCCCCGGCGGGCCTGGTGCTCGAGTCGCCCTTCAGCTCCGTGGAAGGCCTGATGCGGGACTCCAGCCACATGGACCTGCCCGCGGGCTTCCTCTCCCAGAGTGCTTGGGACACCGAGGGCCGTCTGCGCGCGCTGGAGGGGGTGCCCCTGCTGCTGCTGCACGGCACCGAGGACGACTTCGTGCGCCCCGAGTTCTCCGATCGCCTGTACGCGGTGGCCCGCGAGCCCAAGCGGCTCGTCCGGGTGGACGGCGCCGACCACGACGACATCCCCGCCCGCATGGGCAGTGTGGCCTACGCTCGTACCCTGGAATCCTTCCTGGCTGACATACACACACAACCCTAG